The following are encoded in a window of Lates calcarifer isolate ASB-BC8 linkage group LG20, TLL_Latcal_v3, whole genome shotgun sequence genomic DNA:
- the LOC108893446 gene encoding LOW QUALITY PROTEIN: vasodilator-stimulated phosphoprotein-like (The sequence of the model RefSeq protein was modified relative to this genomic sequence to represent the inferred CDS: inserted 2 bases in 1 codon), translating to MGESSICQVRATVMLYDDNNKRWVPAGSDSPSFSRVQIYHNPTANTFRVVGRKLQADQQVVINCPIIKGMKYNQATPNFHQWRDPKQVWGLNFGSKEDAALFANSMTHAIEALSAPAGTGPAQNGPSAQELENQRRLERQRQEQQEKERLEREKQASAAASAPPAPPAPXPPAPPAPPPPPGPPPSSSGSCPPAPPPPPPGGMAPPAPPPPPAGGGGGANDLAAALAGAKLRKTVKDEGGAAAPAPKSASSSGGGGGGGGDLMGEMSAILARRRKVADNPAAKKEEPRNVESDSSVSKSSGPGDINEKPKEKSTTLPRPKSLTSSQRDSNPSPSSSISPSSNSTTTPRMKVVKKNSDVAGSDVDMEQIKQEILEEVKKELHKVKEEIITALIKELQSAKLKGEES from the exons TGAGTCCAGTATATGCCAGGTGAGGGCAACAGTCATGCTGTATGATGACAACAACAAGCGCTGGGTACCAGCGGGATCTGACAGTCCGTCCTTCAGTCGTGTCCAGATCTATCATAACCCTACGGCCAACACCTTCAGAGTGGTTGGCCGCAAACTGCAGGCTGACCAGCAG GTGGTGATCAACTGTCCCATTATCAAAGGGATGAAGTATAATCAAGCCACACCAAACTTCCACCAGTGGCGGGATCCCAAACAGGTGTGGGGGCTGAACTTTGGCAGTAAAGAGGATGCTGCTCTTTTCGCAAACTCCATGACGCATGCAATAGAGGCTCTCAGTGCACCAGCGGGCACAg GCCCAGCTCAGAATGGGCCCTCTGCACAGGAGCTGGAAAACCAGAGAAG ACTAGAGCGTCAGAGGCAGGAGCAGCAAGAGAAGGAACGTCTGGAAAGAGAGAAGcaggcctctgctgctgcatctgccCCTCCTGCCCCACCTGCCCC CCCACCCGCACCACCCgcacccccaccacctccagGCCCACCACCATCTTCCTCTGGAAGTTGCCCACCtgcacctccaccacctcctcctgggGGCATGGCCCCACCTGCACCACCCCCGCCccctgcaggaggaggtggaggagcaaACGATCTGGCTGCAGCTCTGGCAGGAGCCAAACTGCGTAAAACAGTCAAG GATGAGGGAGGGGCTGCAGCCCCAGCCCCCAAATCAGCATCCTCAtctggtggaggtgggggtggaggaggtgatCTCATGGGAGAAATGAGTGCCATCCTTGCTAGGAG GAGGAAAGTTGCTGACAATCCTgctgcaaaaaaagaagaacctCGCAAT GTGGAGTCTGACTCCTCAGTATCAAAATCCTCAGGACCAGGAG ACATCAATGAAAAGCCAAAGGAAAAATCTACCACCTTGCCAAG GCCCAAATCTTTAACCAGCAGTCAAAGGGACTCCAACCCAAGTCCCAGCTCCTCCATTTCTCCCTCCTCTAACTCCACCACTACCCCGAG GATGAAGGTGGTGAAAAAGAACTCAGATGTTGCAGGAAGTGATGTTGATATGGAACAAATCAAACAG GAAATTCTCgaagaagtgaaaaaagaaCTTCACAAAGTGAAGGAGGAGATAATCACAG CCCTGATCAAGGAGCTACAAAGTGCAAAACTCAAAGGTGAAGAGTCTTGA